GTTAGTAGCACGTGGATGTCGTCTCCTTCACTGAAAGACAGTGACCCCAGGAGGGAGACACTTGATGACTCTTAGAGTGAACGGGCCCAAGTCACAGAATTAGGAGACAGCAGTGCTGGGAGAAGCCATCGCTCCGTCCTCTCCGCCGTGTTTCCTTTCTGAGGAGGGAATGTCCACCGAGCCCTCCTTGGTCCCAGGACCGGACAAGAGGGTGCGTGCTCACGGCACAGAGACGGGCActgggttttcttccttccttccctctgctcagcagagctctGGTCCGACTGAGCTGGTGGCCTGGGGTTGTCCTGGCATAGTCGACAGCCACAGAGTGTCTCGCAGACATGAAGGACTCCGATGTGCACCACATTTGGCTGCTGAGAGTTCCCGTGTTTGATCTTCCTTTCAGGCCCGGGTGTGCGGTCGTGGCTTTGTGCATCTCTGCGTGCCTGTGGGTGTGAGAcagtgtgtgtccgtgtgtgtgtgttttggaagcGGTTAGAGTCCCTCCATGGGCTCCTTTGTGTGACACCCGAAGAGAAGTTCCTCCTCCTACCCAGCACCCGAAGAGGAAGCAGCTGGTCCTCTGAGATGCTCTTTAGAGGCTGGGCTGCCTGGCATAGGGACTCAGCCGCTAAGAAAGTCACAGAGGTCACTGATCGGTTTTTCCCCAGGGTCTGAGGTACGCCACAAGTGCAGTGGTGGCGACCAGCACACCAGGCAGGCTCGCAGATAGACaaggagccagccaggggctgCTGGTGATGGCAGACAAGCCCCGAGGAcccaggggtgaggtggggtgacCACGAGCACTGAGGACGGAATTCAGAAATGCACCCCAGACGGGCACGGAGGAGGCAGGATGGCCGGCATCAGGGGGAACGGCGTGGCCCAAAGGAAGCTTGTAGACAGAATGAGGGTGGTCCAGGGGACACCAGCTCGGGCAGGCAACACCGCTGAGGACCATggacccacccctgccccccgtggagctctcccttcccctctaggTTCAGTGCACAGATACCCAAGCAGGGTCCATGCTCCCTCGCacagtgcagggggtggggggtggggcacagagcGGGAGACCTGACCCCTGCCTGCTTCCTGGGGCTCAGAGCCCGGGTGGGGGACAAGACATACCATTCAGGGAGAGTGTCCTGGGCTCACTTGTCTCATTGGAGACATCGTTCTCGGCCTGGCAAGAGTAGCTCGCTGCATCCTGCTCTGACGTCACAGTGAAGGGGAAGGGGGCGGCTCTTCCGTGGGGAGCCCCCTGGCTCCCCAGGATCTCCCCGTTCGGGTGGAATGACTAGGATCGGAGGGGAGCCATTCTGGGTCTCACAGAGGAGCTCCCCTGCGTCCCCCACAGTGAGGCCTGTGGACCTGGGTCTCAGGATGAGCCGAGGCCACAGGAATTGGGCAGCACATGGGGTGGGAGGCTCAGCTCTACTTACCCAAgctcctggcccctcctcccCGGGACCCCTTTCTACGGGCCCTGGGTTCCCATTACCTGAAGCTCAGATCCCTGGGGAGTGTCTCCCTTTCCTCCGCACTTACCTTGTTCCCTCACCTCCAGCTGGGGGCTCTGTTTCTGGACCTGCTACCCTCTGCGGTGGCCTGATACCAGTAAAGCCCAGAGGCTccctcccaggtttctgggagGCAGAGCTCTGAGTGGGGACCCTGGTTCTGCGAGGTGCAGCCATCTTTGTGAAGGAGAAGAGGAGTCCCCAGGCCGACCTCCGGGGGTGCAGCTCCGTCTGGCATCTCAGGGTCAGTGGGCTCCCCTCACGGCGCTTGTCCTGAGGTGGGAACAGctctggggagaagcaggcccaggCTCAGCGGGGACTCCTGAGTCCTGAGTCACCAGGGGCAGGGGTGTAAGTTGGGACATGTCCCAGGCCACAGCCCCGTGTCCCATGGGACACTGTCCTTGTCCCCCAGGACCCACCTCTCAGCTGTACCCCACACCACCAGAACCAGAGCCAGAGGGTCTTGTCGGTCATCCGGTCCCCAGAGGGCAGGGTCTGGCCCAGGGTCTCTAGGACTGAGTGGCTGGGCTGGTTCGGGGTGCTTCCACGGCCCAGGGCATCCCCCTGCTTCCCTGGGTTCCAGATGTGCCCCATGGGGGTGGGCATTTGGACAGCGTGGTGGACATCTCAGGGCTCTGTGATTGGCCCAGCATTCCGGGCCGGCAGGAGAGCTGCTGGCCTCTAGGGACCAGATCCCTGAGCagcaccccagcccccactctcCCGACCCCCGGAAGCTGGTGACTCACCTTGGACTTGAAACGTGGTCGTCTCTGACCTTTGTGTGCCTAGGTGCAGGAGGAAGCTTGCCTTCCCAGCGCAGCTGTACTGGCCGTTGCTGTCCCGTGTCGCTGTCCCCATGGGCAGAACCTGTTTGGCCTTTGGGTCACGGAGAGATTCCCCGTCTTTGTAGAACGCGGCCGGGGACAGAGCTccattcctccatcttggcactGCAGACTCAGGGTGTTGCCCTCAAACATGGGGTTGGCAAGGTTCGGAGGTACAACCAGCCTGTGAGACACAGGAGCGGGGACCCATCAGCCCATTTTCTCCCTCCGTCCCCAGCCTCAGGCCTCCCCTGGGGACAGACGTTCCCGGACAGCACGTGCACGGCCGGCCGCTCCGTGCCGGGCCTTCGCGCCAGACCGCGGCAGGGTCTGCACTGTCCTTCCCCTCCTCGTCCCgccttcctcttccctgctcttctagaccctcccctcccctcccctcccccactctggtCTTCCCTCCTACCTCCTCCGCGGCTCCTTTCCAGCGGCCCTTCCAGCACCGCCCAGCTTGGGTTCACTTAAATCCTTTCCGCCCCTTGTTCTACCTCCTTCCTTCTGACCCAGGTCTCTCCCCGCGGACGGGCTCCTCGCCGCCGGGCTGCCCCATGGCCACTCTGTGCATCTTCCCCTTCCGAGCACAGCTGCACACAGCCCACCGGCCGGAGGCCGGAGCGGGGGACGTGGGGCGTTCCCCTGCCTGGGCTCGCTCCTGCTTCCCTGGTCCGCGCCCCCAGGCCAGGCTCCGGTCCCTGCTCGGGGTTTCACTTCCACCACCgtcctggggaggggcctgtcctGTCTGTCCTCCTTCCTAAATGCATTCTATGGCCTGATGTGGACAAGAGACAAGCTCCCAGGGGCCCAGCACCCTCTGCAGGGCAGTCCCAGGCCGGCCTGTCCCCAGGCCATACTTCTTTGACAAGCCAGACGCCGCTGGTCCCAGGCAGCCTCAGGAGCCAGGCCTGAGAGCTGAGAGCGATGGTGGGGAAAGGGTGGGAGCCCCAGCACAGCCTTTGCCTGGGTCTCTCTGGGTCCTTAGGACCCCTTTCCAGCCCCGCCAGAGGCTCACGCAGAACTGAAGTTTGAGCCTTGCTTTTGCCGCTGCTCTTTCTAGCAGCGCGGACCACGGGTTTGCGTCCTGCCCagcacccctcaccccagcctgGCACCACAGAACGTGTCCCTGGCCGTCAAGATGTTCATCGGCGAGCGTTTTTCCTACTTGACAGGAAGCTCCGTGGAGGTCAGAAGGGACTGGAAGACAGAGGGAGCTGAGGGACAGAGCTGCCTTCTCTGAACACACAAGGGACAGAAGGGAGTCCGGGGCCTTGGTGAGTGGAGAACCTAGGACTTTAGAGCCACttggagaggaggagacagaggtcGGTTCCATTTACAAGGGAACAAGATGAGGCCCAGAGCCATGTACTGGGAACCGAATCACCTAGAATTACTCTCAGCCTGA
The window above is part of the Mustela erminea isolate mMusErm1 chromosome 17, mMusErm1.Pri, whole genome shotgun sequence genome. Proteins encoded here:
- the FCRL6 gene encoding LOW QUALITY PROTEIN: Fc receptor-like protein 6 (The sequence of the model RefSeq protein was modified relative to this genomic sequence to represent the inferred CDS: inserted 4 bases in 3 codons) encodes the protein MGHIWNPGKQGDALGRGSTPNQPSHSVLETLGQTLPSGDRMTDKTLWLWFWWCGVQLRAWACFSPELFPPQDKRREGSPLTLRCQTELHPRRSAWGLLFSXHKDGCTSQNQGPHSELCLPETWEGASGLYWYQATAEGXQVQKQSPQLEVREQAWVSRAEPPTPCAAQFLWPRLILRPRSTGLTVGDAGELLCETQNGSPPILXSFHPNGEILGSQGAPHGRAAPFPFTVTSEQDAASYSCQAENDVSNETSEPRTLSLNGMSCPPPGL